The following are encoded in a window of Pontiella desulfatans genomic DNA:
- a CDS encoding choice-of-anchor Q domain-containing protein gives MKKHRSTLLGILPAAIALMAAIPRSAAQAPSVETLPATDMLNGTASPTGAATTVWFEWGATTAYGNSTAEIDAGNGTVAMPIATTATGLVANLSYHYRIAASNSSGTAYGADALFGIWQLDDINLADSGAGSLREVIAGAPAGSAIVLTNSGTLVLTSGELAINKDLTITGPGADLLAISGNHSSRVFNIGESNTVAISGLAIRNGRGANGAYGSYTGAPGGPGDSGGGIYNAGNLTLTECAVTMNQAGWGGAGRSGHYSSKISGGNGGSGGHGGGIHNPSTGTLVLRRCTLSGNSSGLGGSGGYGGTGDVSWLGWGDTGGPGGSGGNGGSGGAIHNAGILTVDHCTFSGNQNAAGGNGGRGGNGGDGALYHGNGGNGGNGGSGGSGGGLWNSGTLSVASGTIAYNSAGPGGTGGAGGSGGLYGHGTTGTTGSGGTVGGIINGATAGCVNTIVASNTNLSSPDDVGGAFVSMGHNLIGTTNSASGFNSASNDLLNVEALLEPLAENGGPTHTHLPQAASPAIHAGAVTNLPATDQRGLPRVFNGRADIGAVELQVWWPIPTTLPTTNSVMQGEVNPKGSETYAWFEYGLAPAYGAATETILVAGAPDAIHGIGSAPPDRLPWMSYHYRAVASNRIGVVHGSDQVLTMPALATELPTLSALPDLVLAQGGSTQVWFAAAPAGVEIRVECNNPVLLPAGGLVPDGNSLGIIPDPNHSGSAQITVTASDGMQSACQTFTLSVVPLDPAGLLSLGCSSVSAGIMSLRVYGSGTSTGHVVEYRPDLSATSTWACATNLQDLGGGHYEIDLGSAPGNSGFYRATGQGLLQAGFHSGEVGTTEGTRAAGAVVVFSGVFTGTLDYTWTDETGIGHAGSVEVNGTTAVVPLPAAFLEDDAGTGQLEHLTLSLDAASGEVELGSQTCRMTIEENDADWQIVIETGCGMLGFSLTMLQDGGTFNGRLQSDGFGFFPSNALVQLAFSESAFTAVATNIALPVFADTPAGFINLMDLRLEAANSPGETNVGPDRIEGTATLVVKLPGKPHLNSVQTAPFVLDRPPTAASGHEVPLHPVP, from the coding sequence ATGAAAAAGCACCGAAGCACCCTACTCGGCATTCTGCCGGCGGCAATCGCCCTGATGGCCGCAATCCCCCGCTCGGCGGCCCAGGCCCCGAGCGTTGAAACCCTCCCGGCCACCGACATGCTCAACGGAACGGCCTCCCCCACCGGCGCCGCCACCACGGTCTGGTTCGAATGGGGCGCAACCACCGCCTACGGCAACAGCACGGCCGAGATCGATGCGGGCAACGGCACCGTCGCCATGCCCATCGCAACCACGGCGACCGGATTGGTTGCCAACCTCTCCTACCACTACCGGATCGCGGCATCGAACAGCAGCGGCACGGCCTATGGCGCCGACGCACTTTTCGGGATCTGGCAGCTGGACGACATCAACCTGGCCGATAGCGGCGCCGGCTCCCTGCGCGAGGTGATCGCCGGCGCGCCCGCCGGATCGGCCATTGTCCTGACCAACAGCGGCACGCTTGTCCTGACCAGCGGGGAACTCGCAATCAACAAGGATCTCACCATCACCGGCCCGGGTGCCGATCTGCTGGCCATCAGCGGCAACCATTCCAGCCGCGTGTTCAACATCGGCGAGAGCAACACGGTCGCAATCTCCGGCCTCGCCATCCGCAACGGGCGCGGCGCCAATGGCGCATATGGTTCCTACACCGGAGCCCCCGGCGGCCCCGGAGATTCGGGGGGAGGAATCTACAATGCCGGCAACCTAACCCTGACCGAATGCGCCGTCACCATGAACCAGGCCGGCTGGGGCGGCGCAGGCCGATCGGGACATTACAGCAGCAAAATATCGGGTGGGAACGGGGGCTCCGGAGGCCACGGCGGCGGCATCCACAACCCTTCCACCGGAACGCTGGTCTTGAGGCGTTGCACCCTAAGCGGCAATTCCAGCGGCTTGGGAGGAAGCGGCGGTTACGGCGGGACCGGCGATGTTTCGTGGCTGGGCTGGGGGGATACGGGCGGCCCCGGCGGAAGCGGTGGAAACGGTGGAAGCGGCGGGGCAATCCACAACGCCGGAATCCTGACGGTTGACCACTGCACCTTCAGCGGAAACCAGAATGCCGCGGGCGGAAACGGCGGGCGCGGCGGCAACGGTGGCGACGGCGCCCTGTATCATGGCAATGGCGGCAATGGCGGCAACGGCGGTTCAGGCGGCAGCGGTGGAGGCCTATGGAATTCCGGCACCCTTTCCGTGGCAAGCGGCACCATCGCCTACAACTCGGCCGGTCCGGGCGGAACGGGGGGAGCGGGCGGATCCGGCGGCTTGTACGGGCATGGAACCACGGGAACCACCGGCTCCGGCGGCACGGTCGGGGGCATCATTAACGGCGCAACCGCCGGGTGCGTTAACACCATCGTGGCCTCGAACACCAATCTTTCCAGCCCCGACGATGTTGGCGGCGCTTTCGTATCGATGGGCCACAATCTCATTGGAACCACCAACAGCGCATCCGGTTTTAATTCGGCTTCAAACGACCTGCTCAACGTGGAAGCCCTTCTGGAACCGCTGGCCGAGAATGGCGGTCCGACCCACACGCATCTGCCGCAGGCGGCCAGCCCGGCCATCCATGCGGGGGCTGTAACGAACCTGCCCGCCACCGACCAGCGGGGCCTCCCGCGCGTCTTCAACGGCCGGGCGGATATCGGCGCGGTCGAGCTGCAAGTCTGGTGGCCGATCCCCACCACATTGCCGACCACCAATTCGGTCATGCAGGGGGAAGTGAACCCAAAGGGTTCGGAGACGTATGCATGGTTCGAATATGGCCTGGCACCGGCATACGGAGCCGCCACCGAAACGATCCTTGTTGCCGGCGCCCCCGATGCCATCCACGGCATCGGCAGTGCCCCGCCGGATCGTCTGCCATGGATGTCATACCACTACCGCGCGGTCGCCTCGAACCGGATTGGCGTGGTGCATGGCTCCGACCAGGTGCTAACCATGCCGGCACTCGCCACGGAGTTGCCCACGCTCTCCGCATTGCCCGACCTCGTTCTTGCACAAGGCGGCAGCACCCAGGTTTGGTTTGCCGCGGCTCCCGCCGGTGTGGAAATACGGGTGGAATGCAACAACCCCGTCCTGCTTCCGGCGGGCGGGCTCGTGCCGGACGGCAACAGCCTTGGCATCATTCCGGATCCCAACCATTCGGGTTCCGCCCAGATCACCGTGACGGCCAGCGACGGCATGCAGTCCGCCTGCCAGACCTTCACCCTGAGCGTCGTACCGCTGGATCCGGCGGGGTTGCTCTCCCTTGGATGTTCGTCGGTTTCCGCCGGAATCATGAGCTTGCGGGTATACGGCTCCGGAACCTCCACCGGCCATGTGGTGGAATACCGCCCGGACTTGTCGGCCACCAGCACGTGGGCATGCGCCACGAACCTCCAGGACCTCGGCGGCGGCCACTATGAGATCGATCTGGGATCGGCTCCCGGGAATTCCGGTTTCTACCGGGCAACCGGGCAGGGCCTGCTGCAGGCCGGATTCCATTCCGGGGAGGTTGGAACCACGGAGGGCACACGCGCCGCCGGGGCCGTCGTGGTGTTCAGCGGCGTCTTCACCGGCACCCTCGATTATACCTGGACGGATGAAACAGGGATCGGCCATGCGGGATCGGTGGAGGTGAACGGTACCACGGCTGTTGTTCCGTTGCCCGCCGCCTTCCTCGAAGACGACGCCGGAACCGGGCAGCTCGAACACCTGACCCTGTCGCTCGATGCCGCAAGCGGCGAGGTGGAGCTCGGTAGCCAGACCTGCCGGATGACCATCGAGGAAAACGATGCCGACTGGCAGATTGTGATCGAAACCGGGTGCGGCATGCTGGGATTCTCCCTCACGATGCTGCAAGATGGCGGCACATTCAACGGGCGGCTCCAGAGCGACGGGTTCGGCTTTTTCCCCTCCAACGCCCTCGTCCAGCTTGCCTTCTCGGAAAGCGCCTTCACGGCAGTGGCCACGAACATTGCGCTGCCGGTTTTCGCGGACACCCCGGCGGGGTTCATCAACCTCATGGATCTTCGGCTCGAAGCGGCCAACAGTCCCGGGGAGACCAACGTCGGCCCCGACCGCATCGAAGGCACGGCAACGCTGGTCGTCAAGCTACCGGGCAAGCCGCATCTCAACTCGGTGCAGACCGCCCCGTTCGTGCTGGACCGCCCTCCCACCGCAGCCTCCGGTCACGAAGTTCCCCTCCACCCCGTTCCCTGA
- a CDS encoding thioredoxin family protein yields MAFTLEIGEQAPAFSLPATDGKTYALGDFDEKVLVVFFTCNHCPYVIGSDENTRKIAERFAPEGVKFVAINSNSPNTYAEDDFDHMVERMEEHQFPWLYLHDASQEIAEAYGALRTPHFYVFDASRKLAYVGRAIDHPRDHTQSTTHELVDALAELLAGNPVSVPVTNPVGCNVKWEGKDRKWMPPEACDLV; encoded by the coding sequence ATGGCATTCACGTTGGAGATCGGGGAGCAGGCACCCGCGTTCAGCCTGCCGGCGACGGATGGGAAGACCTATGCGCTGGGCGATTTCGATGAAAAGGTGCTGGTGGTGTTTTTCACCTGCAACCATTGCCCGTATGTGATCGGGTCGGACGAGAACACGCGGAAGATTGCGGAGCGGTTCGCCCCGGAGGGGGTGAAATTCGTGGCGATCAATTCAAACAGTCCGAACACCTATGCGGAAGACGATTTCGACCATATGGTCGAGCGGATGGAGGAACACCAGTTCCCGTGGCTCTACCTGCACGACGCCTCGCAGGAGATTGCCGAGGCCTATGGGGCGTTGCGGACGCCGCATTTCTATGTTTTCGATGCATCCCGCAAGCTGGCCTATGTGGGCCGGGCGATCGATCATCCGCGCGACCACACGCAGTCGACCACCCACGAGCTGGTGGATGCGCTGGCGGAGTTGCTGGCCGGGAATCCGGTCTCGGTTCCGGTCACCAATCCGGTGGGGTGCAACGTGAAGTGGGAGGGCAAGGACCGCAAATGGATGCCGCCGGAAGCCTGCGACCTTGTCTAG